One stretch of Candidatus Dependentiae bacterium DNA includes these proteins:
- a CDS encoding ABC transporter ATP-binding protein, which yields MDNNQKFEISVHKLVKEYKQGDRVLPVLKEVTTHFESGKSYAITGVSGSGKSTFLQLLGGIDTPTSGTIHYGPTDIFSLKGSKRDAFFNQHIGFVFQFHYLIKELSVIQNVKLPGLVAGMSEELARKRADELLDYCGLTDKHNALPGTLSGGEQQRVAIARALFNKPAFLLADEPTGSLDATNVVRVVELFLRCQREWGMGLIICSHDEAVFEKMEVVYHLENGVLMCQK from the coding sequence ATGGACAATAATCAAAAATTTGAAATAAGCGTGCACAAGCTGGTAAAGGAATATAAGCAGGGCGATCGCGTCCTGCCTGTGCTCAAAGAGGTAACGACTCACTTTGAATCAGGCAAGTCATACGCCATTACCGGTGTTTCGGGGAGTGGCAAGTCAACCTTTCTCCAATTACTTGGAGGGATTGATACTCCAACTTCTGGAACTATTCACTATGGCCCAACTGATATTTTTTCACTCAAGGGTTCAAAGCGTGACGCATTTTTTAATCAGCACATTGGCTTTGTTTTTCAGTTTCATTACTTAATTAAAGAATTATCAGTGATACAAAACGTTAAGCTTCCGGGCCTTGTTGCCGGCATGTCTGAGGAGCTTGCTAGAAAACGCGCGGATGAGTTGCTTGACTACTGCGGTCTTACAGATAAGCATAATGCACTCCCTGGAACATTATCTGGTGGTGAACAGCAGCGGGTTGCAATTGCCCGAGCTCTTTTTAATAAACCGGCCTTTCTGCTTGCCGACGAGCCAACTGGGAGCCTTGATGCTACAAATGTTGTTCGAGTTGTTGAATTGTTTCTGCGTTGCCAGCGTGAATGGGGTATGGGGTTGATTATTTGCTCGCACGACGAAGCGGTCTTTGAAAAAATGGAAGTTGTGTACCATTTGGAAAATGGAGTTTTGATGTGTCAAAAGTAG
- the lon gene encoding endopeptidase La, protein MDNKNQHDFVSQEQIPLVIPVIPTIDVVVFPHAVVPLLILDEKIAKGVELAQQGSKKILLLAARPQTEGYQGPIGIQDLYKVGTVGNIMRVMQLPEGGIKILTQGVCRAHIEEIISDQDLLQARIIEDSLVRPSYNKQKLDAQMRSLLMFIEQLASAGRMFSPDFQVILSQIEDIEKVADFILSHLNLSVVDAQNLLERENLNDLIDGICEFLNNELEVSNVQKKISETTRNSINHSQREYYLREQIKAIQKELGEDVDNETNELREKIDKLPLTEEARTEAHRQFRRLEKTSPDSMEASVIRSHLEWLVNMPWGIQTKDILDLEHAKKILDENHYGLEDVKERILDYLSVRFLKEDCNTPILCLFGPPGVGKTSLGASIAECLGRKYFRISLGGVYDESEIRGHRRTYVGALPGRFIQAVKKSGSTNPLIIIDEIDKIGMSNRGDPSAALLEVLDPEQNATFYDNYLGVHFDLSKVMFITTANDLSTIPGPLRDRMEIIQISGYTPDEKMSIAQNHLIKKAIKNSGLEEKGFTLSEEAITEVINGYTRESGVRDLERQIQKLCAKYARALVQNKQSTIFSSTNIAEHLGPRRIPLETYLKANRIGVCNGLAWTPYGGEILQIETVLMPGTGKLLLTGQLGDVMKESAQAALTYAKSHAEMFGISPKVFTEFDLHIHVPAGAIPKDGPSAGISLLSSVLSACTKRAINGDFAMTGELNLQGLVLPIGGVKEKILAAKQNGLSTVILPKQNEKDTIGLDKVSAGIKIVFVDSVEEVLSHVLMPIITNG, encoded by the coding sequence ATGGATAACAAGAATCAACACGATTTCGTGTCACAGGAGCAAATTCCACTCGTGATTCCGGTAATACCAACGATTGATGTCGTTGTATTTCCTCACGCAGTGGTACCATTACTTATTTTGGATGAAAAGATTGCCAAAGGCGTTGAACTTGCACAACAAGGGTCAAAAAAGATCCTCTTGCTTGCTGCTCGACCACAGACTGAAGGCTATCAAGGTCCGATCGGGATCCAAGATTTGTATAAAGTTGGAACGGTTGGTAACATCATGCGCGTTATGCAATTACCTGAGGGGGGAATAAAGATTTTAACGCAAGGCGTTTGCCGTGCACACATCGAAGAAATTATATCAGACCAAGACCTTTTACAAGCACGAATCATTGAAGATTCACTGGTAAGGCCTTCGTATAACAAACAAAAGCTTGATGCACAGATGCGCAGCTTGCTCATGTTTATCGAACAACTCGCGTCAGCAGGCAGAATGTTCAGCCCTGATTTTCAGGTAATTTTGTCTCAAATAGAAGATATAGAAAAAGTTGCGGACTTTATTCTTTCACATCTCAACCTTTCGGTTGTGGATGCGCAAAATCTTCTTGAACGTGAAAACTTAAACGATTTGATCGATGGAATTTGTGAATTTCTTAACAATGAACTTGAAGTAAGCAACGTTCAAAAAAAGATCAGCGAAACAACGCGCAATTCAATTAACCATTCACAACGAGAATACTATTTGCGCGAACAAATCAAAGCTATCCAAAAAGAGCTGGGCGAAGATGTCGATAATGAAACCAATGAGCTCAGAGAAAAAATAGATAAGCTCCCTCTTACTGAAGAAGCTCGTACCGAGGCGCATCGACAATTTCGACGCCTTGAAAAAACGTCTCCTGATTCAATGGAAGCATCGGTCATTCGAAGCCATCTTGAATGGCTTGTTAATATGCCATGGGGAATTCAAACCAAGGACATACTCGATCTTGAACATGCAAAGAAAATTTTAGATGAAAACCACTACGGCCTTGAAGACGTCAAAGAACGTATTCTTGATTACCTTTCTGTTCGATTTTTAAAAGAAGATTGTAACACTCCTATTTTGTGCTTATTTGGTCCTCCTGGCGTAGGAAAAACATCATTGGGAGCTTCAATCGCAGAATGTTTAGGACGTAAATATTTTAGAATATCACTAGGCGGCGTCTATGATGAATCTGAAATTAGAGGTCATCGTCGCACCTATGTTGGGGCTCTACCAGGACGTTTTATTCAAGCAGTAAAAAAGTCTGGGAGCACCAACCCGCTTATCATTATCGATGAGATCGATAAGATTGGAATGTCAAATCGAGGAGACCCATCAGCGGCGCTTCTTGAAGTACTTGATCCAGAGCAAAATGCAACATTTTATGATAACTACTTAGGCGTTCATTTTGATCTATCCAAGGTGATGTTTATTACCACTGCAAATGATCTATCAACAATACCTGGTCCACTACGTGACCGTATGGAAATTATTCAAATCAGTGGCTACACCCCTGATGAAAAAATGAGCATCGCTCAAAATCACTTAATCAAAAAGGCAATTAAAAACTCCGGTCTTGAAGAAAAAGGTTTTACGCTCAGTGAGGAAGCAATTACCGAAGTCATTAATGGCTACACACGCGAATCTGGCGTTCGAGACCTTGAGCGACAAATTCAAAAACTCTGCGCAAAGTATGCTCGTGCCCTTGTTCAAAATAAGCAGTCAACCATTTTTAGCAGCACAAACATCGCTGAACACTTGGGACCTCGCAGAATTCCGCTTGAAACGTATCTCAAGGCAAACCGTATTGGCGTCTGTAATGGTCTTGCGTGGACTCCCTACGGTGGTGAGATCTTGCAAATAGAAACGGTCCTTATGCCAGGAACGGGCAAGTTACTGCTTACCGGTCAACTCGGAGATGTGATGAAAGAGTCAGCACAGGCAGCGTTAACCTATGCTAAGTCGCATGCGGAAATGTTTGGCATTAGTCCAAAGGTTTTTACAGAATTTGATCTGCACATTCACGTTCCAGCGGGAGCTATTCCAAAAGATGGCCCGTCTGCGGGAATATCATTGCTTTCATCAGTTCTTTCTGCATGCACCAAGCGTGCAATTAATGGTGACTTTGCAATGACCGGAGAGCTCAACTTACAAGGGCTTGTTCTTCCTATTGGCGGCGTAAAGGAGAAGATTTTGGCGGCTAAGCAAAACGGCCTCTCAACGGTTATTCTGCCAAAGCAAAATGAAAAAGATACTATTGGCTTAGATAAGGTTTCAGCGGGAATCAAAATTGTCTTTGTTGATAGTGTAGAAGAGGTACTCAGTCACGTCCTTATGCCTATTATTACTAACGGTTAA
- a CDS encoding OPT/YSL family transporter codes for MVPLLLIISFCLTIFTTVTLAYVSMVSMLGPWLAPTIALIGNFITRRLYLKRSDHATEYQVAALQAIAAGGGTIAVGVGFALPMLYFLDAALFTQLLAQPLYFFLAMGLITLCAGSLGIFLGWIFANPLIDQHKLPFPSSRLTFNVIHSAGNSEQTKTLALGFALTSIICTMRDGIWRFAGFIPKSISIASIFGCELAFSLSPMLAAVGFSAGVRIVLPLLVGFLSKPILTLLIPPIIQFFWTTSAVTPSAILMGFCSGLILSELISGIYSTGIFAKIYTLVKSLFSSSIKSWKYDLFLKNLIWGCHPREGGDPSKSFIAFMQQNKSTGLYGAAIGLCSLALLITAGFSLFAGLSFLILSGIATYHICVISGHIGMVQFGRFSTFIMIPMLLFFTLLPQHLTLICIFFHICAASASDYLFDYNIFHIGRYPKKHLVAYQLIGLVVTALSIGVIFWLLFTNFQLGSPDLFGQRGRTKALLIQTLSFDYFTLVFGFFYGFLLKKFRISPAMTLGGLLMPASLLWSLVGGGLISALPVNKERYAPFCAGVLTSESMWVIVTIVSKIF; via the coding sequence ATGGTCCCACTACTACTTATTATCAGCTTTTGTTTGACCATCTTCACAACGGTAACACTTGCTTATGTATCAATGGTTTCCATGCTCGGGCCATGGCTTGCACCAACTATCGCCTTGATTGGCAATTTTATAACCAGAAGACTCTACCTAAAAAGATCCGATCATGCAACAGAATACCAGGTTGCAGCGCTCCAGGCTATTGCCGCAGGCGGTGGGACTATCGCAGTAGGTGTTGGCTTTGCCCTGCCAATGCTTTATTTTCTTGATGCCGCACTGTTTACTCAACTCCTAGCTCAACCGCTGTATTTTTTTCTAGCAATGGGACTTATCACCCTGTGTGCAGGTTCACTGGGCATCTTTCTTGGTTGGATTTTTGCAAACCCGCTCATTGACCAGCACAAGCTTCCCTTTCCATCAAGTCGACTTACCTTTAACGTCATTCATTCTGCAGGAAATAGTGAGCAAACAAAAACACTTGCCCTGGGCTTTGCTCTGACCAGCATTATTTGCACAATGCGCGATGGAATCTGGCGCTTTGCAGGATTCATTCCAAAGTCGATTTCTATTGCAAGCATCTTTGGTTGTGAACTGGCGTTTTCGCTTTCACCAATGCTTGCTGCAGTAGGTTTTTCTGCAGGAGTTCGTATAGTCCTGCCCTTGCTCGTTGGCTTTCTTTCAAAGCCAATACTGACACTCTTGATTCCACCAATTATACAGTTTTTTTGGACAACCTCTGCGGTGACCCCATCGGCAATTTTAATGGGGTTTTGTAGTGGACTTATTCTTTCTGAACTGATTTCAGGAATCTACTCAACAGGTATTTTTGCCAAAATTTATACACTGGTAAAATCACTCTTTTCATCCTCTATTAAATCATGGAAATACGATTTGTTCCTGAAAAATTTAATCTGGGGATGTCATCCTCGCGAAGGCGGGGATCCAAGCAAATCATTTATTGCGTTCATGCAACAGAATAAATCGACCGGTCTGTACGGGGCAGCAATAGGACTTTGTAGTCTAGCCCTTCTCATAACAGCAGGTTTTAGCCTCTTTGCAGGACTCTCGTTCCTGATCCTGAGTGGCATTGCAACCTACCATATTTGCGTGATTAGTGGGCATATTGGCATGGTACAATTTGGCCGATTTTCAACATTTATCATGATCCCAATGCTGCTATTTTTTACACTATTACCGCAACACCTCACGTTAATTTGTATTTTTTTTCACATATGCGCTGCCAGTGCTTCTGATTACCTATTCGACTATAATATTTTTCATATCGGTCGCTATCCCAAAAAGCACTTAGTTGCTTATCAACTTATTGGCTTGGTCGTGACAGCACTCAGCATTGGAGTTATTTTTTGGCTTTTATTCACCAATTTCCAGCTTGGAAGCCCTGATCTTTTTGGTCAACGAGGGAGAACAAAGGCGTTGCTTATTCAAACCCTATCCTTCGATTATTTCACCCTAGTTTTTGGCTTCTTTTATGGATTTCTCCTCAAAAAATTTCGTATCAGCCCTGCAATGACACTTGGCGGGCTGCTCATGCCTGCAAGCCTCCTTTGGAGCCTTGTAGGAGGCGGACTTATTTCTGCTCTTCCAGTCAATAAAGAACGCTATGCGCCCTTTTGCGCAGGTGTCCTTACCAGCGAGTCTATGTGGGTAATCGTAACTATTGTAAGTAAAATTTTTTGA
- a CDS encoding zinc ABC transporter substrate-binding protein, with amino-acid sequence MKKFPLIIIFATLLISLIVIARQAYSPFMSNKYRVVCTTTFLADALKYIAGDTIEIISLMGPGIDPHLYKATEQDMHHIAHANLIMYQGLHLEGKMAELFKGMKSYKPTYAVCKALHPDDLRVTSNTECYDPHVWFSVPLWIKIVRYTAQILDENNPGYTDFYHERCEEYCAELEKLDQYVCAKAAELPAEQRILITAHDAFGYFGKTYGFTVIGLQGISTDSDISTASVEHLAQYIATNNVSTIFTELSVPHKSIEALQQAVARYNKKVAIGPELYTDSLGDETSPADTYRSMIQYTIQTLVESLKQKE; translated from the coding sequence ATGAAGAAGTTCCCTCTCATCATCATTTTTGCAACATTACTCATAAGCTTAATTGTTATTGCAAGACAGGCTTATTCACCTTTTATGAGCAATAAATATCGTGTTGTTTGTACCACAACATTTCTTGCTGATGCACTCAAATATATTGCAGGTGATACGATCGAAATCATCAGTCTTATGGGGCCTGGCATCGACCCCCACTTATACAAAGCAACAGAGCAAGATATGCATCACATAGCTCATGCAAATCTCATCATGTATCAAGGGCTGCACCTTGAAGGAAAAATGGCTGAACTTTTCAAAGGGATGAAGAGTTATAAGCCAACCTATGCCGTGTGCAAAGCCCTGCACCCTGATGATCTACGAGTAACAAGTAATACAGAATGCTACGACCCACACGTCTGGTTTTCGGTTCCCCTGTGGATTAAAATTGTTCGTTATACAGCACAAATTCTTGATGAAAACAATCCTGGATACACCGATTTTTACCATGAGCGCTGCGAAGAATATTGCGCTGAACTTGAAAAACTCGACCAGTATGTCTGCGCCAAAGCCGCTGAACTGCCAGCCGAACAACGCATACTCATCACCGCACACGATGCATTTGGTTATTTTGGAAAAACGTATGGTTTTACCGTTATCGGGCTTCAAGGAATTAGTACCGATTCTGATATCAGCACCGCAAGTGTTGAGCATTTAGCTCAGTACATTGCCACCAACAACGTCTCGACCATCTTCACAGAGTTGAGCGTTCCCCATAAAAGCATTGAAGCTCTGCAACAAGCAGTAGCTCGCTATAATAAAAAAGTTGCTATTGGACCAGAGTTGTACACCGATTCTTTGGGTGATGAGACATCACCAGCCGATACGTACCGTTCAATGATACAATACACCATTCAAACGCTTGTTGAATCACTCAAACAAAAGGAATAA
- a CDS encoding metal ABC transporter ATP-binding protein, producing MTAALEVDHLTVAYKDTVILHDLCARIPQGVVAALIGPNGAGKTTFLKSILSIVQPRAGTVKFLGTPYNTIRNQVAYIPQRSSIDWDFPACARDVAIMGRYGSLGWFKRPGKTDWAQADQSLELVGLSNYAARPIQELSGGQQQRLFLARALAQEAQIYLLDEPFAGIDAHSEKMIISLLHTMRDQGKTIIIVHHDLNTLSYFDWALLINKKAVACGPVSQAITPTTLAQTYGLVVPC from the coding sequence ATGACGGCAGCCCTGGAAGTTGACCACCTCACTGTTGCTTATAAAGACACTGTCATTTTGCACGATCTTTGTGCACGTATTCCACAAGGAGTGGTTGCTGCTCTGATTGGTCCAAATGGTGCAGGTAAAACTACTTTTTTAAAATCTATCTTATCTATCGTGCAGCCACGCGCTGGTACTGTAAAATTTCTGGGAACTCCGTACAACACAATACGAAATCAAGTTGCCTACATTCCTCAACGTTCATCAATCGATTGGGACTTCCCTGCCTGCGCACGCGATGTTGCTATCATGGGTAGATATGGTTCACTTGGATGGTTCAAACGACCTGGAAAAACTGATTGGGCTCAAGCTGATCAATCACTCGAACTTGTTGGGCTCAGCAACTATGCAGCGCGGCCTATTCAAGAACTTTCTGGAGGTCAACAACAACGCCTGTTCCTTGCTCGAGCACTGGCTCAAGAAGCACAAATTTACTTGCTTGATGAACCCTTTGCAGGAATTGATGCTCACTCTGAAAAGATGATTATTTCACTACTACACACCATGCGCGACCAGGGAAAAACAATCATCATCGTGCATCACGATTTAAATACCTTAAGTTATTTTGATTGGGCATTGCTCATTAATAAAAAAGCGGTTGCTTGCGGCCCTGTTAGCCAAGCTATTACTCCAACAACGCTTGCTCAAACCTATGGGTTGGTAGTACCATGTTAA
- a CDS encoding metal ABC transporter permease, with the protein MLTAFITHLEQIHPLIPLVITMGMLGLSAGVLGCFTLLRGQSLFGDAMAHASLPGIALTFMATQTTNPLVLLAGGSCASLVGAFLLHWIKANTRLKIDAILGCILSFFFGTGLVLLAIIQRSYSAQQAILGRFLFGNAALLLYSDMFTIFFTGGSIVALVLLFWKEFSVFTFDSTFAQSIGYSARLLDMLLTLLFIVLIGIGIQTVGVLLITTLLIAPAAAARQWTSYLHSMALLAAVFGIFSTTAGTILSYYYETIPTGPAMVVIATTLTCVSLLTTSRNT; encoded by the coding sequence ATGTTAACAGCATTTATTACACATCTTGAACAGATACATCCTCTCATTCCACTCGTTATCACCATGGGAATGCTGGGACTCTCTGCCGGAGTTCTGGGCTGCTTTACACTCCTACGCGGACAAAGCCTTTTTGGCGATGCAATGGCACATGCATCATTGCCAGGAATTGCACTCACATTTATGGCAACACAAACAACCAATCCTCTTGTACTCTTAGCAGGAGGCTCATGTGCAAGTTTAGTTGGAGCATTTCTTTTACATTGGATTAAGGCGAATACTCGATTAAAAATTGATGCAATTCTAGGATGCATTCTCTCTTTTTTCTTTGGCACAGGACTTGTGCTTTTAGCAATTATTCAACGTTCATATTCGGCACAACAAGCGATACTTGGACGGTTTTTATTCGGTAATGCAGCCCTTTTACTCTACAGCGATATGTTCACCATATTTTTTACTGGTGGATCGATTGTTGCTTTAGTGCTCCTCTTTTGGAAAGAGTTTTCCGTCTTTACCTTTGATTCTACTTTTGCTCAGAGCATTGGCTACTCAGCTCGCCTTCTTGATATGCTGCTCACTCTTTTATTTATTGTTTTAATTGGTATTGGAATACAAACGGTTGGGGTTCTTTTAATTACAACGCTGCTGATAGCACCCGCAGCGGCTGCTCGACAATGGACTTCATACTTACACAGCATGGCGTTGCTCGCAGCAGTTTTTGGAATTTTTTCCACTACTGCAGGAACTATTTTGAGCTATTACTATGAAACAATACCAACGGGTCCAGCAATGGTTGTTATTGCCACGACGTTGACCTGTGTATCACTACTCACCACATCACGCAACACCTAG
- a CDS encoding metal ABC transporter permease yields the protein MLHFEIALIATLTAITCALPGTLLVLRGASLMSDAISHSVLLGIALMFLYAQRLDSPLLLLGAALSGLGAVIVVEKIIASKKLKKDAALGLIFPLFFSLGVIIISNYARDAHLDTDMVLLGELAFAPFTRLNLWNIDCGPYAVWVLLIACAINILIAMILHKEWHVTLFDAQYAHLAGFSPAILHYLLMTVTSISAVATFNIVGSIVVVALMIIPASTAYLCSSNFSTMLMLSCGFGIASSLGGYALAIMLNSSIAGCIAMVSGILFGIVLLGSPDHGIITQMHRRSR from the coding sequence ATGCTACATTTTGAGATTGCGCTTATTGCAACACTTACCGCCATTACCTGTGCTCTACCTGGAACACTCTTGGTACTACGCGGAGCATCACTTATGAGTGATGCAATCAGCCACTCGGTACTTTTAGGAATAGCGCTTATGTTTTTGTATGCACAACGCCTTGACTCACCACTTCTTTTACTCGGAGCAGCCCTCTCTGGCCTTGGCGCAGTCATCGTTGTAGAAAAAATTATCGCATCAAAAAAATTAAAAAAGGATGCTGCTTTGGGCCTGATCTTTCCACTCTTTTTCTCACTGGGCGTTATTATCATTAGCAACTACGCCAGAGACGCGCACCTTGATACCGACATGGTACTTTTGGGAGAACTTGCCTTTGCTCCATTTACTCGATTGAATCTGTGGAATATTGATTGTGGCCCGTATGCTGTATGGGTTTTACTGATTGCCTGCGCCATAAATATCTTGATAGCAATGATCTTGCATAAAGAATGGCACGTTACCCTTTTTGACGCTCAATATGCTCATCTTGCCGGTTTTTCACCTGCAATTTTGCATTACCTCCTCATGACGGTTACGAGTATCAGCGCTGTCGCAACATTCAATATAGTCGGTTCAATTGTTGTTGTAGCACTTATGATTATTCCTGCTTCAACCGCCTACCTCTGCTCTTCCAATTTTTCAACGATGCTCATGCTCAGCTGCGGGTTTGGCATTGCAAGCTCACTGGGTGGCTATGCACTTGCCATCATGCTCAATTCATCTATTGCAGGCTGTATAGCTATGGTTTCAGGCATATTATTTGGGATTGTACTCTTGGGATCACCAGATCACGGAATTATTACTCAAATGCATCGCCGCAGTCGATAA
- a CDS encoding helix-turn-helix domain-containing protein, with the protein MITTRLRVKELLRERRWTMKVLAEKTGISESYLTHIKNGTRRWNEDALKKLSEAFELEPVDLFDLGKDRTDRVSTQIQMPKSDDDNNSPLNLKLKIVPVVGEIPAQPSEFNNQATQIATGFKDQFVPVIANEDSPMFCLNVQDSGYAPNFVKGDLLIIAPGMWTSSGDTVAVEYGNENPTRAIMQINFMDEFIVLESVNHKKAPLALVKGKDHCRIIGKVIYRYQKLS; encoded by the coding sequence ATGATCACTACTCGCTTACGCGTAAAAGAATTGTTACGCGAACGTCGCTGGACCATGAAAGTACTGGCTGAAAAGACCGGTATCTCGGAAAGTTACTTGACTCACATCAAGAACGGAACACGTCGTTGGAACGAAGACGCGCTCAAAAAGCTTTCAGAAGCTTTTGAACTTGAGCCTGTTGATTTGTTTGATCTTGGAAAAGACCGGACCGATCGAGTTTCAACGCAAATCCAAATGCCAAAGTCTGATGATGATAACAATTCGCCGCTTAATCTTAAGCTGAAAATTGTTCCTGTTGTTGGTGAAATTCCAGCACAACCATCAGAGTTCAATAACCAGGCAACACAAATTGCAACTGGCTTTAAGGACCAATTTGTTCCTGTTATTGCAAACGAAGACAGCCCAATGTTCTGCCTCAACGTGCAAGACAGTGGCTATGCTCCAAACTTTGTTAAGGGCGATCTTTTGATTATTGCTCCTGGCATGTGGACAAGCTCTGGGGACACCGTTGCAGTTGAATATGGCAACGAAAATCCAACACGCGCAATTATGCAAATCAACTTCATGGATGAATTTATTGTCCTTGAGTCGGTTAACCATAAAAAAGCTCCGCTTGCTCTTGTTAAAGGTAAAGATCATTGTCGAATTATTGGCAAGGTAATTTACCGCTACCAAAAGCTTTCGTAA
- a CDS encoding 30S ribosomal protein S6 has product MLRYETLILARPEITQDELTLLERQIEKLVSTAPQGKLSSFDRWGKYRLCFPVAKNEYGIYVLARYEVEASSATGGMFKELDTFLKIKCNDFIMRHVHIKLAKNAPAHYQKPDALDASRSANIDTFLKENKVESLLSSVDAASTKGEAEEGTGFDNYDEQE; this is encoded by the coding sequence ATGCTACGTTATGAAACGTTAATTCTGGCTCGTCCAGAAATCACTCAAGATGAGCTCACGCTCCTTGAACGCCAAATCGAAAAACTTGTTTCCACCGCTCCACAGGGCAAACTGAGCTCTTTTGACCGTTGGGGCAAGTACCGCCTTTGCTTCCCTGTTGCAAAAAACGAATATGGAATTTACGTTCTTGCTCGTTACGAAGTTGAAGCTTCCAGTGCAACCGGTGGTATGTTCAAAGAACTTGATACTTTCCTTAAGATCAAGTGCAATGACTTCATTATGCGCCATGTCCATATCAAACTTGCAAAAAATGCTCCTGCTCACTATCAAAAGCCAGACGCTTTGGATGCAAGCAGATCTGCAAACATCGACACATTCTTGAAAGAGAACAAAGTTGAAAGCCTTTTGAGCAGCGTTGATGCTGCATCAACAAAAGGTGAAGCAGAAGAAGGTACAGGCTTTGATAACTACGATGAACAAGAGTAA
- a CDS encoding 30S ribosomal protein S18: MSKFKLKVSSRLLKKKIRKQSYLTPKHCRFCGSDEQEANLDYKNVNLLRIFLTERNKILPQRVSGNCLFHQRMLATQIKVSRSMALLPFCSMHV; encoded by the coding sequence ATGTCAAAATTCAAATTAAAAGTAAGTTCACGATTGCTTAAGAAAAAAATTCGTAAACAATCTTACCTTACTCCTAAGCACTGCAGATTTTGCGGTAGCGACGAGCAAGAAGCAAATCTTGATTACAAGAACGTAAACCTTTTACGTATTTTCTTGACTGAACGTAACAAAATTTTGCCTCAGCGTGTATCAGGCAACTGCCTGTTCCACCAACGTATGCTTGCAACCCAAATTAAGGTTTCTCGCAGCATGGCATTGTTACCATTTTGCTCAATGCACGTATAA